From a single Bacillus pumilus genomic region:
- a CDS encoding HlyD family efflux transporter periplasmic adaptor subunit, whose protein sequence is MNRGRLLLTNIIGLIVILAIIAGGAYYYYESTNFVKTDEAKVTGDMYQITAPAAGQIKGWDINEGDEVEKDSTVAKVEGEAKTNIKAVADGTLVKKEIQNNQQVQPGTVLGETIDLSKLYITANIKETDIKNIEKGDKVDIVVDGDPDTTFEGTVEQIGYATNSTFNMLPASNSSGNYTKVTQKVAVKISIKNPSDKVLPGMNASVKISS, encoded by the coding sequence ATGAACAGAGGGCGTTTATTGCTAACGAATATTATTGGCCTTATTGTGATTCTTGCCATTATTGCCGGAGGTGCTTATTACTACTACGAAAGCACAAACTTTGTTAAAACTGACGAGGCGAAAGTAACAGGTGACATGTATCAAATCACAGCACCAGCAGCTGGACAAATCAAAGGCTGGGATATCAATGAAGGTGACGAAGTGGAAAAAGACAGCACAGTTGCAAAAGTTGAAGGAGAAGCTAAAACAAACATTAAAGCAGTGGCTGATGGCACATTAGTCAAAAAAGAAATACAAAACAACCAACAAGTGCAGCCTGGTACAGTTCTTGGAGAAACAATTGATTTAAGCAAGCTTTACATCACAGCGAATATCAAAGAAACAGACATTAAAAACATTGAAAAAGGCGACAAAGTCGACATCGTGGTAGATGGTGATCCTGATACTACATTTGAAGGAACAGTTGAACAAATTGGTTATGCGACAAACTCAACATTCAACATGCTGCCAGCATCAAATTCAAGCGGTAACTATACAAAAGTCACACAAAAAGTCGCAGTGAAAATTTCAATTAAAAATCCATCAGACAAAGTACTTCCTGGTATGAATGCTTCTGTCAAAATTTCATCTTAA
- a CDS encoding DHA2 family efflux MFS transporter permease subunit, with translation MANQPAATKQGAGSLSLLIILMAGLFVAILNQTLLNVAMPHLMTEFNVSATTIQWLTTGYMLVNGVLIPLSAFLITRFGQRSLFLVAMISFTLGTFICGIAPNFSTMLIGRLIQAVGGGILQPLVMTTILFIFPPENRGKGMGIFGLAMMFAPAVGPTLSGYIIEHYSWRIMFYGLVPIGAIVIIAAFFMFKNIVEPKKIKLDSLGAILSIVGFASLLYGVSEAGSDGWTDPIVLSTIIIGAIAIILFIFQQLKADNPMLDFRVFKYSIFSLSSVINIIITVALYTGMFLLPIYLQNLVGFTALQSGLLMLPGALAMLIMSPISGILFDKFGPRPLAIVGMLITVVTTFEFTRLTIDTSYSHIVLMYAVRAFGMSLLMMPVMTAGMNQLPQHLNSHGTAMSNTLRQISGSIGTSLITTIYTNRTTFHYSNMADQTNTTDPFFMNSFQAAVSNVMHHMGMTAEAAQKYVSTQLFTKAQVDSNVMGINDAYMWVTLFCAAGVILSLFLRDVRKDKKRKDQQLKKQEMTLLPAPKEANQDAR, from the coding sequence ATGGCAAATCAACCTGCAGCGACAAAACAGGGAGCAGGCTCCTTGTCTTTACTGATCATTTTAATGGCCGGCTTGTTCGTAGCGATTTTGAACCAAACGCTTCTGAACGTAGCCATGCCCCATTTAATGACTGAATTTAATGTGAGTGCAACGACGATTCAGTGGCTTACGACAGGATACATGCTTGTCAACGGTGTGCTGATTCCGTTATCTGCGTTTTTAATCACACGCTTTGGACAGCGCAGTTTATTCCTAGTGGCCATGATCTCGTTTACACTAGGGACTTTTATTTGCGGTATAGCGCCGAACTTTTCGACTATGCTCATTGGCCGCTTGATTCAGGCTGTCGGCGGCGGTATCTTACAGCCGCTCGTCATGACAACAATCCTTTTTATTTTCCCTCCAGAAAACAGAGGGAAAGGAATGGGGATTTTCGGTCTGGCGATGATGTTTGCTCCTGCTGTAGGACCAACATTATCTGGTTACATTATTGAACATTATTCTTGGCGTATTATGTTTTATGGACTTGTACCAATCGGAGCGATTGTCATTATCGCGGCTTTCTTTATGTTTAAAAATATTGTAGAGCCGAAAAAAATCAAGCTAGACAGCCTTGGTGCGATTCTTTCCATCGTTGGTTTTGCTTCGCTTCTATATGGAGTAAGTGAAGCCGGAAGTGATGGTTGGACAGATCCGATCGTCCTATCTACGATTATTATTGGTGCGATTGCGATCATTCTCTTTATTTTCCAACAGCTGAAAGCTGATAATCCGATGCTTGATTTCCGTGTGTTTAAATACAGCATTTTCTCATTATCAAGTGTGATCAATATTATTATTACAGTTGCCTTATATACTGGGATGTTCTTATTACCGATTTATCTGCAGAACCTCGTTGGGTTTACGGCATTGCAATCCGGGCTATTAATGCTTCCAGGGGCACTTGCGATGCTCATTATGTCCCCGATTTCAGGGATCTTGTTTGATAAATTTGGACCTCGTCCACTTGCGATTGTGGGGATGCTCATTACCGTTGTCACCACATTCGAGTTTACAAGGCTGACCATTGATACATCATATAGTCACATTGTGCTCATGTATGCAGTGCGTGCATTTGGGATGTCACTCTTGATGATGCCCGTGATGACAGCAGGGATGAACCAATTACCACAGCACTTAAACAGTCATGGTACGGCGATGTCGAATACATTAAGACAAATAAGCGGTTCAATCGGTACGAGTTTGATCACAACGATTTATACGAATCGTACTACGTTCCATTATTCCAATATGGCGGATCAAACAAATACAACTGACCCGTTCTTTATGAATTCATTTCAAGCGGCTGTATCGAATGTGATGCATCATATGGGCATGACAGCTGAAGCTGCTCAAAAATATGTATCCACTCAGCTCTTTACGAAAGCACAGGTCGATTCAAATGTGATGGGTATTAATGATGCTTACATGTGGGTGACGTTATTCTGTGCAGCTGGTGTCATTTTAAGCCTGTTCCTACGTGATGTACGTAAGGATAAAAAGCGAAAAGACCAGCAGCTGAAGAAACAAGAAATGACACTGCTTCCAGCACCTAAGGAAGCCAATCAAGATGCAAGATAA
- a CDS encoding flavodoxin family protein — protein MKIYVVYDSEGDHTKALAEAIAAGAGETEQAEVFIDHVKDADIRKLDQMDAIIWGCPGHFGTISSGLKTWIDRLGYLWAEGKLIDKVGAVFCTTATTHGGLEMTMHNLITPMFHQGMLVVGLPGNVPENALYGSYYGAGVTCPIDSDELISTEGIELGKALGRRVATVTASFKR, from the coding sequence ATGAAAATTTATGTCGTATACGATAGTGAAGGTGACCATACAAAAGCACTTGCAGAAGCTATTGCAGCAGGCGCAGGTGAAACAGAGCAAGCTGAAGTATTCATCGATCATGTGAAAGATGCGGATATTCGCAAGCTGGATCAAATGGATGCGATCATTTGGGGCTGCCCTGGTCACTTTGGTACCATTAGTTCTGGGTTAAAGACATGGATTGACCGTCTTGGCTACTTATGGGCAGAAGGAAAACTGATCGATAAAGTCGGTGCCGTTTTCTGTACAACTGCTACAACGCACGGCGGTTTAGAAATGACGATGCATAATTTGATTACACCAATGTTTCACCAAGGGATGCTTGTTGTTGGCCTTCCTGGAAATGTGCCAGAGAATGCTTTATACGGTTCTTACTATGGAGCAGGTGTGACATGTCCGATTGATTCTGATGAATTGATTTCTACAGAAGGTATTGAACTCGGAAAAGCATTAGGAAGACGTGTAGCAACAGTCACTGCGTCATTTAAGCGATAA
- the cspB gene encoding cold shock-like protein CspB, giving the protein MLEGKVKWFNSEKGFGFIEVEGQDDVFVHFSAIQGEGFKTLEEGQSVSFEIVEGNRGPQAANVNKA; this is encoded by the coding sequence ATGTTAGAAGGTAAAGTAAAATGGTTCAACTCTGAAAAAGGTTTCGGATTCATCGAAGTAGAAGGTCAAGACGATGTATTCGTTCACTTCTCTGCTATCCAAGGCGAAGGCTTCAAAACTTTAGAAGAAGGTCAATCAGTTTCTTTCGAAATCGTTGAAGGTAACCGTGGACCGCAAGCTGCTAACGTTAACAAAGCGTAA
- a CDS encoding GGDEF domain-containing protein, whose product MLRDLFINLTILVTFHYLFMLVFKENFLKKEDTLIRQLCKGILSGLLGVLLMFFSIKTGPAIIDLRHIPLILTAFYGGIAQTIIAACVVIIGRLLFEANIASFINIFSMMIIATASFFIAERHMSHVVKMLLSITISNILATILFITIAHETSIEVHSAYWIFSYVAGLFNFYVIEHQTKAYQLLNLYKFQAHYDFLTGVLNKRKFDEILSDAFSMKLKQPIYQMSLIYLDIDYFKSINDQYGHHEGDIVLKEIGKRLIKNTRSSDYIGRIGGEEFAVLLPNCTVEKTWQIAERLRKKISDQPIYLQNGMSIHITVSLGCAYSAGTSANINQLPIMADQELYKAKQSGRNQVSFSERKRNHLT is encoded by the coding sequence TTGCTAAGAGACCTCTTTATCAATTTAACAATTCTTGTCACATTCCATTATTTATTTATGCTTGTGTTTAAAGAGAATTTTCTGAAGAAAGAAGATACCCTGATCAGACAGTTATGCAAAGGCATTCTTTCTGGATTACTCGGTGTCCTTTTAATGTTCTTCTCTATTAAAACAGGACCAGCTATCATCGATTTAAGACATATTCCCCTTATTTTAACGGCCTTTTATGGAGGCATCGCCCAAACAATCATTGCAGCCTGTGTTGTCATCATTGGTCGATTATTATTCGAAGCCAACATCGCTTCTTTCATCAATATTTTTTCGATGATGATCATCGCAACAGCTTCTTTTTTTATTGCTGAGCGCCATATGAGTCATGTTGTGAAAATGCTTTTGTCCATTACAATCAGCAACATACTTGCAACTATTTTGTTTATTACGATTGCACATGAGACTTCTATTGAAGTCCATTCCGCCTATTGGATATTCTCATATGTAGCTGGATTGTTTAATTTTTACGTCATTGAGCATCAAACAAAAGCATATCAACTGTTAAATCTGTATAAGTTCCAAGCTCATTATGACTTTTTAACAGGTGTTTTAAATAAACGGAAGTTCGATGAGATCTTAAGTGATGCTTTTTCTATGAAATTAAAGCAGCCTATCTATCAAATGTCCCTTATTTACTTAGACATCGATTACTTCAAATCCATCAATGACCAATATGGGCATCATGAAGGAGATATTGTTTTAAAAGAAATTGGAAAAAGGCTGATTAAAAACACAAGAAGCTCTGATTATATTGGACGGATCGGCGGTGAGGAGTTCGCTGTCCTTCTACCAAATTGTACGGTTGAAAAAACATGGCAGATTGCAGAACGTTTGAGGAAAAAAATCTCAGATCAACCGATTTATTTACAAAATGGTATGTCCATTCATATCACAGTATCACTTGGATGTGCTTATTCCGCTGGAACAAGTGCAAACATCAATCAATTACCGATTATGGCCGATCAGGAGCTCTATAAAGCGAAGCAGTCTGGTCGAAATCAAGTGAGCTTTTCAGAGAGAAAAAGAAACCATTTAACATAG
- a CDS encoding spore coat protein codes for MFKKRKGMSTGAMIAASTAIIALFSPVLRRRLKSMTQMNMSSMMKENGHQHHDSSKHESQSHARKESKGTAEVGQMIKQAFTAVQPNQTNQHQSPSRTHQPKESYAQSLHIDENVMNVMDDESIQQVLNDIEHK; via the coding sequence TTGTTTAAAAAAAGAAAAGGCATGAGCACTGGCGCAATGATCGCGGCCTCAACAGCCATCATTGCATTATTTTCACCGGTTTTACGAAGAAGGCTGAAAAGCATGACGCAAATGAATATGTCTTCAATGATGAAGGAAAATGGCCATCAGCATCATGACTCGTCCAAGCACGAGTCACAGTCACACGCACGAAAAGAATCAAAAGGAACAGCGGAAGTCGGACAAATGATCAAGCAGGCATTTACAGCTGTTCAGCCAAATCAGACGAACCAGCATCAATCACCATCAAGAACCCATCAGCCAAAAGAGTCTTATGCGCAGTCTCTCCACATTGATGAAAATGTCATGAATGTGATGGATGATGAATCAATCCAGCAAGTGCTCAATGACATCGAGCACAAATAA
- a CDS encoding YhcN/YlaJ family sporulation lipoprotein: protein MNKKWILSLLLVPTLITTGCGMNNQGDERRGTMNRQYENVTYKNDNMRQDEPNVQTPQKVKVADKASELVANMSEVKSANVLVTGKNAFVAVMLEGDKSGNVTDDLKRKISDKVKSTDQQIDNVYVSANPDFVDRMEGYGKRIRSGEPISGFFDEFTETVRRIFPESK, encoded by the coding sequence ATGAATAAGAAATGGATACTATCTTTGCTACTCGTTCCAACATTGATCACGACTGGGTGTGGCATGAACAACCAGGGCGATGAGCGAAGAGGAACAATGAACCGACAGTATGAAAATGTCACATACAAGAATGACAATATGAGGCAGGATGAGCCAAATGTTCAAACACCTCAGAAGGTCAAAGTGGCAGATAAGGCGTCAGAGCTTGTAGCCAATATGTCTGAAGTGAAATCAGCGAACGTGCTTGTCACAGGGAAAAATGCATTTGTAGCCGTTATGCTTGAAGGAGATAAAAGCGGCAATGTGACGGACGATCTGAAAAGGAAAATTTCAGATAAAGTGAAATCAACAGATCAACAAATCGACAACGTGTATGTATCTGCGAATCCAGACTTTGTCGATCGTATGGAAGGATACGGAAAACGTATTAGAAGCGGCGAGCCAATTTCTGGATTTTTCGATGAATTTACTGAAACGGTCAGACGTATCTTCCCTGAATCAAAATAG
- a CDS encoding spore coat protein has translation MQNDQQSYVQGNTPQPQSNHGGHELFDLHEVLAGTINILDQYMIFRQYIQDPALSDILDRQYQFVLSQYNVTVDCFSTGQKPSEETSTYMMKEQTQMTYGIKPSQPKKPNQSLQDVKDAGITGHMLGLVKSHAGLLSMTSLEVTNPVVRRVLAAQIPNFIEMAYEIFLYQNKHGYYQVPQLTPQDMQSMTSSFAPMQGQVQMPSSKANQQKPLH, from the coding sequence ATGCAAAACGATCAACAATCATACGTTCAAGGAAATACTCCCCAGCCTCAATCCAACCATGGTGGGCATGAGCTATTCGATTTACATGAAGTTCTAGCAGGCACAATTAATATTTTGGATCAATACATGATCTTTAGGCAATATATCCAAGATCCTGCATTATCCGACATCTTAGATCGACAATATCAATTCGTATTGTCGCAGTACAATGTCACGGTAGATTGTTTTTCTACTGGACAAAAGCCTAGTGAAGAAACATCTACTTATATGATGAAAGAACAAACACAGATGACATACGGAATAAAACCATCCCAGCCAAAGAAACCAAATCAATCATTACAGGATGTAAAAGACGCAGGAATTACAGGGCATATGCTGGGCCTCGTGAAATCACATGCTGGGTTACTTTCAATGACTTCATTAGAGGTAACAAACCCTGTAGTGAGACGTGTGCTTGCAGCACAAATTCCAAACTTCATTGAAATGGCGTATGAAATTTTCCTATATCAAAACAAACATGGCTATTATCAAGTGCCGCAGCTTACACCTCAAGATATGCAGTCCATGACGTCTTCTTTTGCCCCGATGCAGGGACAAGTTCAAATGCCGTCAAGCAAAGCCAATCAGCAAAAACCACTTCACTAA
- a CDS encoding CheR family methyltransferase → MQDKIINRLIEDEHVQAPVIGIGVSPFEQHHLEAFFQSIPHELNASFIVVQNHVTDDCLTDLEALVLPIGYRAKTIKHGEKVMKKTIYFCPQHAVVTLTEDQRLHLSEQMPLCKACSVDLFFQSLANVQKEEAFAIFFQKGHCVGSGLLQLVEQGGTALSCSEVESGFDTLYQQTFKDPFTLAAYIANIVNIPHIDETDPVLLRIIERLEMYKGIAFSAYQKKRFLSVIQKRMRIAKKRISLLSEYDYLLEREPDELDRLHLQLLSGTTSFFRDMEAFRVCEHQIIPSIIENAMKSGKSRCRIWVAGCSTGEEAYSLTILFLEEMKRRQVSIELQVFATDINRKAIQTASKGVYSVESMARMPEKWRARYFERKGDAFIVKQSLRKHIVFAPHNLLIDSPFIHLDFISCRNVLMYFQAEVQKRVLSRFQYALKDQGMLILGPNETVPNIPRLFHLFNEKWNIYTHSNFPKPQVPWAYNARDIELKERAAQYIQEVSEDYDACMIINDCDKILAVSNGAYSFLDHTEVSDQSCEYVTPDYIKEMLSQTFQKVWTDETEVMFQHVLISEKGRKQYADFTVKSFDLRFKGVYVILIRMNERGKNQKNSRDNGMSDHNSVYQQRIVDLENELNEVKQKEQEARAQLKAKNTQLKELEKKHEHFINIINNLKVTREELYRPSVKPELATLFVDRDMNIRYYTPTATSLFTSEKIRHQQSFQSMAKKLTKETLYHDIQSVISDRRVIERGIETNEGEQFTVHMTPIFDEEHEGAVMTWIKMTEVTKIKQSLHLAVTALDNSHIHIVVATEEGVIQCVNQRFCQFVQQHEYDLIGKDIFSVYHSLCQCDDLEKQWDVCLREGSWTGELYFQDLSGRERWERVSLHRIDDPDKMQSTVMRISEDITNQKQSEKMLMKSEMLSAVGQLAAGIAHEIRNPLTSLKGFLQLMIQSKKYQKDYADVMMSEFNRLEAIINEFLVLSRSKSVKFEPVHVNLLLEEVIMVVESQAVLKGVSIQKNLSPSLPNIQGIPNELKQVFLNILKNGIEAMDGVTGVIKVTSVMKHHQMMLIFEDQGKGIPEDEIGKLGEPFYTTKEKGTGLGLMMTIKIIESHGGTIRFESKSFEGTRVIITFPTS, encoded by the coding sequence ATGCAGGACAAAATCATTAATCGTTTGATAGAAGACGAACATGTGCAGGCACCAGTGATTGGCATCGGTGTTTCGCCGTTTGAACAGCATCATCTTGAGGCTTTTTTTCAATCAATTCCACATGAATTAAATGCCTCTTTTATTGTTGTACAAAATCATGTGACGGACGATTGTCTAACTGATTTGGAAGCACTTGTTTTACCGATTGGTTACCGGGCAAAAACGATTAAACATGGTGAGAAAGTCATGAAGAAAACGATTTATTTTTGTCCACAGCATGCGGTTGTGACGTTAACAGAAGATCAGAGACTGCACCTATCAGAGCAGATGCCGCTGTGCAAGGCTTGCTCTGTGGACTTGTTTTTTCAATCTCTTGCTAATGTGCAAAAGGAAGAGGCTTTTGCGATTTTTTTTCAAAAAGGTCATTGCGTCGGAAGCGGCCTGCTTCAGCTTGTTGAGCAAGGCGGTACAGCTTTATCGTGCAGTGAGGTAGAAAGTGGTTTTGACACCTTATATCAACAAACATTCAAAGACCCTTTTACCCTTGCTGCTTATATCGCCAATATCGTCAACATTCCACACATCGATGAGACAGATCCTGTTTTACTGAGAATCATTGAACGTCTAGAAATGTATAAAGGCATTGCCTTTTCAGCCTACCAAAAGAAAAGATTTCTATCTGTCATTCAAAAACGAATGAGGATCGCAAAGAAACGGATTTCATTATTATCAGAGTACGACTACTTATTAGAAAGAGAACCAGATGAGCTAGATCGTTTGCACTTACAGCTTCTAAGTGGCACGACTTCTTTTTTTAGAGATATGGAGGCTTTTCGTGTATGTGAACATCAAATCATTCCGTCGATCATTGAAAATGCGATGAAAAGCGGGAAATCTCGATGCCGTATTTGGGTAGCGGGATGTTCGACAGGAGAAGAAGCCTATTCTTTGACGATCTTATTTTTAGAAGAAATGAAGCGAAGACAAGTGTCTATTGAACTTCAAGTATTTGCAACAGATATCAACCGGAAAGCCATTCAAACAGCCAGTAAGGGTGTTTACTCAGTAGAGTCTATGGCAAGGATGCCTGAAAAATGGCGGGCGCGATATTTCGAAAGGAAAGGTGACGCTTTTATTGTGAAGCAGTCGCTTAGAAAACATATTGTCTTTGCACCTCACAATTTATTGATCGATTCACCTTTTATCCACCTCGATTTTATCAGTTGCCGAAATGTTCTGATGTACTTCCAGGCTGAAGTGCAAAAACGAGTATTGTCCCGATTCCAATATGCTTTAAAAGATCAAGGGATGTTGATATTAGGGCCAAATGAAACTGTACCCAATATCCCTCGTTTGTTTCATTTGTTCAATGAAAAATGGAACATTTACACCCATTCAAACTTTCCAAAACCTCAAGTTCCTTGGGCATATAATGCCCGTGATATTGAGTTGAAAGAGCGAGCCGCACAATATATACAAGAAGTAAGTGAGGATTATGACGCATGCATGATCATCAATGATTGTGACAAAATCCTGGCGGTATCAAATGGTGCGTATTCATTTTTAGACCATACAGAAGTGTCAGATCAATCATGTGAATATGTAACACCTGATTATATAAAGGAGATGCTAAGTCAGACCTTTCAAAAAGTGTGGACAGACGAGACAGAAGTTATGTTTCAGCATGTTCTCATTTCGGAAAAAGGCAGAAAGCAGTATGCAGATTTCACTGTGAAAAGTTTTGACCTCCGCTTTAAGGGAGTTTACGTCATTCTCATTCGAATGAATGAGAGAGGAAAAAATCAAAAGAACAGCAGGGACAACGGGATGTCAGATCACAATTCAGTCTATCAACAGCGTATTGTCGATTTAGAAAATGAACTCAATGAAGTCAAACAAAAGGAGCAGGAGGCAAGGGCTCAATTAAAAGCGAAAAATACACAATTAAAGGAGCTTGAGAAAAAACACGAGCATTTTATTAATATCATAAACAACTTAAAGGTGACAAGAGAAGAGCTTTACAGACCTTCTGTCAAGCCGGAGCTTGCGACATTGTTTGTGGACCGGGACATGAATATTCGCTATTACACTCCTACGGCTACCTCTTTATTTACTTCAGAGAAAATCAGGCATCAGCAATCATTTCAGTCGATGGCTAAAAAGCTTACGAAGGAAACGCTCTATCATGATATTCAATCTGTCATATCGGATCGGCGCGTGATCGAACGGGGAATTGAAACGAACGAAGGTGAGCAATTCACCGTTCACATGACACCTATTTTCGATGAAGAACATGAGGGAGCGGTCATGACTTGGATTAAAATGACCGAAGTGACGAAAATCAAGCAGTCACTTCATCTCGCGGTGACGGCCCTTGATAACAGCCACATTCATATTGTTGTTGCGACGGAGGAAGGGGTCATCCAATGCGTGAATCAGCGGTTCTGTCAGTTTGTCCAGCAGCATGAATATGATCTCATCGGCAAAGATATTTTTTCTGTCTATCATTCGCTATGTCAATGTGATGACTTAGAAAAGCAATGGGACGTTTGTTTAAGAGAAGGTAGCTGGACAGGTGAGCTGTACTTTCAAGATTTATCTGGACGTGAACGTTGGGAGAGAGTCTCTTTACACCGAATAGATGATCCTGACAAAATGCAATCAACTGTGATGCGGATTTCAGAGGATATTACCAATCAAAAGCAGTCAGAGAAGATGCTGATGAAGTCAGAGATGCTGTCGGCAGTTGGGCAGCTTGCAGCGGGAATCGCTCATGAGATACGGAACCCGCTGACCTCATTAAAAGGATTTTTACAGCTCATGATTCAAAGTAAGAAGTATCAGAAAGATTATGCAGATGTGATGATGTCAGAGTTCAATCGGCTTGAAGCAATTATCAATGAATTTCTCGTGCTTTCTAGAAGCAAATCGGTGAAATTTGAGCCGGTACATGTCAATCTTCTGCTCGAAGAAGTGATCATGGTCGTTGAATCCCAGGCGGTCTTAAAAGGCGTGTCCATTCAGAAAAATCTATCCCCGTCACTGCCAAACATTCAAGGTATTCCGAATGAACTGAAGCAAGTCTTCCTAAACATCCTTAAAAACGGAATTGAAGCGATGGATGGTGTAACGGGTGTTATCAAGGTGACCTCTGTCATGAAACATCATCAAATGATGTTGATATTTGAAGATCAAGGCAAGGGGATTCCAGAGGACGAAATAGGGAAACTTGGTGAACCTTTTTATACAACAAAAGAAAAGGGGACAGGCCTCGGTTTAATGATGACCATTAAAATCATTGAAAGCCATGGTGGCACCATTCGTTTTGAAAGCAAAAGCTTTGAAGGAACGCGAGTGATTATTACGTTTCCAACGAGCTAA